In Leptospira perdikensis, the genomic window CAAATAACTGATTCTTTCTTCTGAAAGTTTTCGTTCTGTGATATCAACGCCGAAACTAATAAACCTTTTTTGATTAGTCTCTGTATCATCAATAGGAATGTATTTTCTTAAAAGATAGGTTATTTTATCGTTATTGTCTTGGATCAGTTCTTCAAACTCAACAATTTCGTTTTCTTTGGCGGCAACATCTAAGTATTTTTTGCGTTTTTCATAGAATTCAGCAGAGAGTTCCAATTTTTCTGCAAGTTCTGCATCCGTCTTTTTAAATAACCATTTCCTAATTTCTTTATTCGATAGAAACACAGGATTTGTATATTCATACTGATAGTTTGAGTTCAACACAGCAATATCAGAGTCTAGGTTATCTAAAATAAATTCATAAAAAGCTTTTTGATTTTTTACTTGTTCTTGAGATCTCTTTCTTTCAGCAATATCTCGAAAGGTTGCCCAAATTGCCATTTTACCGTTCACAGGAAATAATCGAAATGAAGACTCAGTGGGAATCAAATTTCCTGATTTAGTTTTTAAGGCAGTACTCTCAATTAAATTTCCTTCAAACTCTACGTCTTCATCCACTTCCACTGGAGGTAAAAATATCGAAAATTCTTTACCTACAATTTCTTCTAGAGGATATTCTAATACAACTACTGCTTGTTTGTTGGCATTGATGATCTGGTTAGTACCTGGATCAATCTGCATTAAAATATCTAATGACTCTTCAAAAACATTTTGAAGTACAACTACCTTTTCTCTGATTTTGTCATAAGCAATGGAACGATTCATATCCTCTATCAATCGTTCTGCAAAGTTTAATATTAAATCTAAGTTACCAACCGAATAAGTTGATTCGGTAAGATGTAAATAGGTTGGGTGTGCTGCTCGTGCTAATTCGAGTGGACTTAGTGGTTCTACTGAAAGTAATATATAAGGTGATTCGGGGAATTGTTCAAAAATGAATTTTTGTTTTTCTAAAACTTTGGAATCATTCCAAAATAAGAAAACGGCAGACTCTTGGATTGTGCCTACTTTGATATCAAGAACAGATTGAAAACTATGAACATTGCATGTTTCAATAGCAGTTATGTCCCGTAGTATTCGATTATAAAAAGTATGGTCTGACTCTTCAATGTAGATCGTAATTTGTTTGAGAGACATGACCTAGGCATAGTAGACGAAAAATCATTTTCCTTACAATTGATTTTTTTAAGACTAGATTTGTAGCGAACTTTCCTATCTTAGCGATTGGAAAGAAATTTAAATGACCAAAGTTGTACCAGTACTAAGACTTCTGTCATGATTTTGTCAGTATCGGAAAAAATTCTGGTCTTGGGTAAAATGAATTTGATTCTCATTACTAGTACTCAAGTTTGGATAAAAAAGACCGAGGTTCTATGAAATCCCTTCAAAATAAGACAAAATTAGTAATCCTTTTGAGTTTGATAGCCGGACTCTCCTTTCAGTGTGAAAAAAAAGAAGAGGAAGACAACACTGCTCTCCTCGCTCTTGCAGCTTTAACAACTTCTTCAGGTGATTGCACGGTTACAGCACCTCCGAGAGCAAGTATCAACACTTGGCAAAGTATTGTGACTGCCAACGGAACGGCTACTATTAGCAAAATCGGTTCAGTACCAGTTGTAGGTCATCAAACAGCTGCCCTCAAACTTACTGCGAAAAACGGAACCACTGTTGCTCTTAGCGGAAACTCTTTTGTAATTGTATATCAATCTTCAACATGCCCACTGACAACTTCAACTAGAACAGGTTTTACACCGACTAGTTTAACAGATTCTAATAGTGAGTTTACGAATTCATATACAGTTTCTGGATCAGGAACGATCACTTTTACAGCTGCTGCTGATTATCATATTTTCTTTTACGCGATTCCATCTCGTGGACAAGCTGCTAGCGTAACTTATACAGTTGCAGGCTTATAAAGAAAATTGAAGTATTTTATCATTGGGATCCTTTTCCTATTGAGTTTTTGCGCAAGGCAGGAGTCTGCCTTGTCAGACCAAGACTTGTTTGTAAAACAATTGATCACCAACCTGGTCAATGCAGGGAATCCCAATGCTTTAGATAAAATTGTTTTTTCAAGAGCCAACGGTGACGGAAGTTACACAACTAGGTTTAATGCGACCAATTTAGATTTTTATATTTATTTTCAATTTGAAGGGAACAAACAAATCCCTTTTTCAGAAAAAGATTCCCTTACCTGGGACTTTGCATTCAACAGATACAAAGCTGCGACAAACTCCGGAGAAACCAATCGGTTTGGACTCGGAGGAGCTTGTAAAAGTAATACTACTGATTTTGCAGTGGCAAGTTCTACTTCTGCGGCAAGCCAAGGCTGTAGTACATTTACAGTTGATGCAGCTACCACTACACAAGGAATAGGTGGAGCTGGTGCGGTTTATGTAGGAAATGCAATTGTAACGGAGTGGTATTATTATACCATTGGATTCTTAACTCCTAAACCTGATATTTTTCTCATTCGTTCAGGAACAGGTTTAAATACTTACGCCATTCATATCGAAAATTACTATAGTGATGCGGGAACTTCCGGTTATCCGACCATCCGATGGAAAAAACTTCCCTAATGCATTGTTTGATTCAGTTTCTTTTACCTATCATTTGTCTTTTTGTACTTTTTGTCGGAGAAATCCATTCCCAAACACGTCCTCGCGAAACGGGAAAAAAAACGAAAACGACAGACCAACAAACACAAAACACTACAACTCCGCCAACAACAACGGATACAAATACTACAGGTGAGAATACAAATCCTCAAACTACAGGAACCACCACTCCTGTTTCTGAAGAGGGAAATAAAGAAGAAACTCCCACCGAAGAAGTGGACCGATTCAAAGATTTAGATAATAAAAATGGGATCGTGGTTACTGGCTCTCGTGGGGAGAGACGTCTCAAAGATTCAGCAGTGGCAACGGAAGTAATTTCTAGAAAACGAATTGAACAAACGGGTGCACGTAACTTAGGTGAGGTGTTAGATACCCAAACCGGAATCAACGTCACTCCTTTTTTTGGAGGTTCCCAAGTGCAGATGCTTGGACTCGATTCCAAATATGTACTATTTCTTGTGGATGGACAACGTATTGCAGGAAGATTGAACAATACCATTGACCTCACTCGATTTAAGGTACAGAACATTGAACGAGTAGAAATTGTAAAAGGTAGTTCATCATCTTTATACGGTGCTGATGCCATCGGTGGTGTGATCAATATCATCACCAAACAAGCCGAAAAACCAGAACACTATCAATTCCGAACTACCTATGGAAACGGAAGACAAACCAACTTTGGAACCCAAGGCGAAAAAAACATGATCGCTGATGTGGGTTTCAAAAATGATTTTGTAGCAACTAATTTTTTTGGTGGGTTCAATCAATCCGCTGCTTATGACTTAGATCCCAAAACTCCGGCCACAACGGGAAACGCATTCCAAGATAACAACGTCGGTGGAAACATGACTTTCAACCCTGATGGTCAATTTAAAGTAAAAACAGGAATTAATTATTTAAACCGAAACCAAGCTGGAGTTGATTCTAGATCCAATGGTGGTGTATTTGATAGAACCAATCTAACTAACGATTTCCTTGGGTTAGGTGCTTTAGAATATACATACGGAAAACGAAACATGGTTTCTTTACGAGGGAATTTTTCTCGTTGGGAAAACCATTATAAATTAGACCAAAGAAATTCCAATGAACTGGATGTAAAAGAACTCACCAACGAATTTTCATCGCAAGGTGTCGCTCAGATTGATCATGAAATCAATAAAGACCATATGGTCACTGCTGGTGTTGAATCCTATTCAGAAGAATTACAATCGGATCGTTTACAAAGAAGGAATGCTTATCGAACAAGAAGAGCCGCCTTCATTCAAGACGAGTGGATCATTTGGCGCCAAGGATTTGTTTGGCGGTTAGTTCCAGGAGTTCGCCATGACGTCGACTCCCAATTTGGTGGACAAACTACCCCTAAAATTGCCACCAAAGTAGATATCACGAGCAACCTGGTCTTTCGCGCAAGTTACGGAAAAGGTTTTCGACCTCCTTCTTTTCGCGAGTTGTATTTACGTTTTGAAAACCCTGGAGTGGGATATGTTGTGGATGGAAATGACAAACTAAGGCCAGAAAAATCAACAACGGTCAATGCAGACATCGAGTACACTCCCTTTAAGTTTTGGACCCTATCTTTAAGTATCTTTCGCAATGACATTACTGACCTCATTCAATATAGTTTTGGAACAAGAACCAGCGAATTTGCTAATTTTCAATTGAAGAACATACAACGTGCTTATACGAGGGGTGTGGAAGCTGGATCCCGAGTTCGGTTTCTCAAGTATTTTGCTTTGGAATTGGGTTATAACCAAACCGACACTAGAGACCTAACAACCGATAGACCCTTAGAAGGGCGTGCCCTGCACCAAGGAACAATGAACTTTTTTGTGAACGCACCTGGCGGTTGGGAATTTGCCCTCCGAGCGAAACGTTTAGACAAACGGCCGTTTTATAGTACAACCAATGAATTCACTGCCGGATCGAGTACAGCTCTAATTGACCAACAAACGAAAAGCGTTGAAGAAAATAACAAAGTTGTGTATGGAAAACCATTCACACTCCTAAACGTGAGAATGGAGAAAAAATTCTTCGATGGAAGAATGTCTCTATTTTTAGGAGTGGACAACGTTCTAGACCAATACGAGCTTACATACAATCCTATTCGTCCCAGGTTTTACTATGGTGGACTCCAAGCCACTTTTTGAACTCAATTCGTATAAAACATTTTTTATTGTAACTGTTCTTTATTGTTTATCAGGAGTGGCATTACACTCCGATGAATCAAAGTTAAATGTTAAACAATCAAAAGTTTTAAAAGAATCGTTTTCCTATTTGGAAACTTTGGAACCAAAACGAATCAAAATCGATAAATCTACTTACAACCGACTGACTCAGTTTGAATCGATTTTTAAATTTGCTTTCTCAGGCAAAAAACTTTCCCGTTGGATCCAGTCTCGAATCAAAAAATATTCTTACGGGTCAACCGGCGATTACATTGCAATGTACCATGATGGAGATGTATTACTCGGACGGGCATTTTTTAGTTTAAATCGCCTAGACCGTGTCCTTGTTTTGTTACATGAAGCACGTCATGCAGATGGCAAAAATTATGGTCACGTGGTTTGTCCGGAAAATTTTCAATTTCTCAACCCACGCGATTGGAAAATTCATCCTGCTGGGAAAAAAGGATGTGATTCCGTACCAGATGGTGGTTATGGAATCACTGCTGCTTTTTTATTTGAGTTAGGTGCTTTTGGGTATTTGAACCAAACAGAAGCGGCACATCGGTATAACTCAGAAATCTCTCGAGTAATCCACGATTAATACAAACAAGCTTGTTTCAATTCAGAGTCTTCGGCAATTTTGGATTTTAATCTGGAAAGAATGACTTTTGATCTGGAAACGGAATCGCCTTCCTTGGATTTATCAAAGATAAAAGAATGTTTTTCCTTCATCAGTTTTCCCAATTGTGATCCATGAGTTGGACAACCAAGTAAAGAAGCGATGGTTCGTATTCTTTCTCCAGTTCCTCGCGTTGTTTCTAATTCCAAAGGTTCTTCATTATAAATTACAAATACCTCTTGTGCCTTATCAGCTCGAACAATCCCATCTGTCGTACAATTGGAAGTTCCTGAAGTGATTCCAAAAGTCTGCGATGACAAACTACCATTGGTTGTCGCTGCAAGGACCTGCCCGATATCATTTTTCCAAACAGAAACCATGGAACCTAGCCCACAACCCGCCATTCCATACGGTTCCGCAGAAACTGAGAAAGAAGTCATAAGACATACTAAACTAACAATTATTAGCTGAATTTTAAAAAAGAGTCGGAAACTATGATTCAACATAGAACCTCCCGGATTTAGATGGAAAATAAAGAATCAGAACTGCGATCGATTTTTGGAAGTTGGTGGCCGTGTGCTAAAATTTCACCTGACATCGAAAGAACAGCCCAGGTTTTTTCATCTTTTGCCTTGGTTTGCAGAGATTGGAGCATCGTGTTTGTAAATGATTCCAACTTTTGATGAAGTACGGTATTTGGAAATGGCAACGGTTTCTTTTCTTGTGCTTCAATAGATCTCATGCAATTTGTTTTCCCCGTTGTCTTTAGGATCGGCGAGGGGGCCGGAATGACTAAAGTTTAAAAAGTCCAAAAAATGAGTCAAGAAGAGACATAATTCCGAGGAGGAAAAATGAAAACTCTAACTTCTCCTTTTCCCGAACCATCCGAGTGTCAAACTTGACCAAAAACCACCCGTTACGAGGACGACTTTGCTTACCCCTCAGATCAATCTGTTTAAAAAATCCAATCCCATCTTAGCGCAAGTTCTGGCAAACACCCGTTTGACTCCTGAACCAGGCAAAGGCAAACGCCCAGCGACTGAAGGAGATTCGGCAGTGCATCGAATCACCATCGCCGTCGACCATAATACTTATCCTTACATGATCGGCCAAAGTGCGGGAATCATCCCTCCTGGTGTGGATCCAGAAAAACAAACAAAAGGATCGGCCGACCCTTCGTATACCATTCGTTTGTATTCGATCGCCTCACCTTCGTTCAGTTTTGGTCAAACCAAGGACAATATCGAATTTGTAGTGAAAAGAGACAATGTATACGATGAAAATGGAAACCTTGTTCATAAGGGAGTTTGTTCCAATTATCTTTGTGATTTGAAACCTGGTGATACTGTTACCATGACAGGACCCGCTGGTAAAAAATTCCTTTTACCTCAAGTGGATTATACTGGTGATATTTTCTTTTTTGCAACAGGTACAGGAATCAGTCCTTTTTTTGGGATGGTGGAAGAACTCCTTGTCCAAAAACTCATCTCTTTTCAAGGAAATGTTTGGTTGGTGTATGGAGCGCCCTATTCCGACGAAATCGTACTTCGTGATTATTTTGAAGATATTTCCAAAAATCACTCTAACTTTCATTTTATAACGGCGATTAGCCGAGAAGAAAAAAATTCCTTTGATGGTGGAAAGATGTACATCACACATCGGGCAAAAGAAAATGCAGAAGCGATTAAAAATGCTGTCAATGGAAACGGTAAGTTTTATATTTGTGGCGGCCCCAAGGGAATGGAGAAAGGAGTGATACAAGAAATCATGTCTGCTTGCGCAACTGATCTTTCGTATGATGAATTTAAAAAACACCTAGAGGAAAAAGAACAACTTTTTGTAGAGACTTACTAATATGGCAAAAACAGGAATCATTCGAGACATTGACAAAGGTCGCGGAGAAGTCATCCGCGTGGAAATCTCCGAATACAAAGGACAAACTTTTTTTAATATTCGAGTTTGGTATACCGATCCCAACGGAGAATTAAAACCCACTCAAAAAGGTGTCGCTATTTCACCAACTCTTGTCGGTGAATTGAAAGAGGCAATTGAAGAAGCTGAACGATGGTTGGCTTAAACTTTAGTTCTTATCTCCTTCGTTAGCGTAAATAATCCTTTGTAATATTTCTTTAGCAGAAGAAACAGTTTCTGCTACACGAATGTGGTTGTACAACCGAGTGATTTCAAAAATTTTTTTTACGGAATCATGAATGTTGGCAACCACAAGTTCTCCTCCGCGACGCCGTAACCAACCCACAATTTGAATCACCATCCCAATTGCTGAAGAATCAATATGTGAAGTATTGGCAAAATCAAAAATCATATATCTGTATCCTTCGGACATCTTTTGTTCAATGAGAAGTTTGATTTCCGGACATTTATATAAGTCAATATCACCTATAGTGCGATATTCAAAAATTTCATCATGAAGAACCATATCTTTTAAATCTAATTTTTCAGGCCCTTTTAACATCATTTGCGAATTCACAAATAGGTGTTTTTTTAGATCATCCGATTTAGTTGTAATTTTTGTTTCTAATACCTGTAAACGATTGAGTACAGAACCGAGTGCGTTTGGAGCAAAATGTAGATTGTTTTTTATATCTTGAATGAGTCCAAATAGTATTGCTTTGGCATCTTCTACATGTTCACGTCGAATCAAATCAGTAATTTCTTTAATCCCCAAAGTTGCATTAGCTACCAAAATTTCCACAAGCACATCGGGATCTTGTTTTCCACGATTTTTGCCTTTAGGAAATTGAAAGGAATCTTTCACCGATTCCAAAACATTCTGTTGTAATAAATTGTAATACGAAACATTTACTTCACAAAAAGGAGATTCAATTAGGTTCACCCGATCATCAATTTCGAGACGTAAAACCAAATTGCGAATATCGTCTGCCCTGAGATCACCTAACTGAAGATTAATTTTTTGCCTAGATATCGTCTTAGAATCACCTAAAAACTCATCAAATTCTTCTAGAATTTGGTGGGAGGTTTCTGACAAAACTTGTTTCAACCTAACACCGGGAGCTAATTGTAATTCCACATCAATGGCTTGCGCATATAAAGCTCCAATATCTCCAAATTCTTCGAAGAAAATATCAGACGCCTTTTCTGGGTTATCTATATAATGAAAATTACCACCACCAGCCTTAGCAATATCCACCAACATCTCTTCATTAAAATCTTTTCCTACCCCAATGGTAGTTGTAGAGATTCCCATTGCAAAATGGTCTTCGGCAATTTTTACAAGTGCTTCTTTTTCCTTAATGCCTGAGGTAGGATTTCCATCTGTGAGTAACAATACTCTTTTGTAAGCATTCGCAATTTTGGATTGCGACAAACTCTTTAAGGCAGACAACCATCCACCACTTAAATTAGTAGATGTAGCAACTTGGATGTTTCTAATTTTGTCAGTGACAGAAACTTTTTCTGTTAGGTGGGTAACTGGTTGAATGATTTGCACATCAGCAGAATAAGCAATGATGGTGACTGCATCATGTCTTGTCAGCCAGTTAACCAGTGCACAAGAAGCATCAATCACAGATTCCATTTTTTCGCCCTTCATAGACCAACTTTTATCCACGGCAAGACCGATGACCAAAGGTTTCCTTTCATCAATTTTGGGATTGGCAGGGGTTCGGAATCGAAGTAAAAGATGGTTTTCCTGAACCTCTTTTTCTTTGATCAGCGGATATTCCAATTTGGCATCTATGAACATGACCCTAAAAGCAAATTCTGAATTAATGTTTCCGCAAGAACAATTTAAAGTATTCTGACATAGAGAGAATCACACAATGTTTGGAAAAATTCACGAAGTCTATTCATCCATTTCTGGCGAAGGAATTTCGCAAGGAATACCAACTGTCTTCATACGATTTGCTGGATGTTCCTTACGTTGTGGCAAAACGGAAACAAGAGCCTTATGGTGTGACACAGCATATGCCTTAGGTCCCAATCAGGGCGAAGAAAAAACTCTCGATACCATATGGACTGAATTAGAAACGCTAGATTCACACCACGGATACCAAGTATTACTCACTGGTGGCGAACCCTTAGAAGGGAAAAATCGTGATCTATCCACATCCCTTGCCAATCGCATCTACAACCACAGAATCAGTCATAATTTGCCCTACCCAGCTTCCCGCGTGGAAACCAATGGAAGCGAACGAATCACCGAAGATTCTTTTTTTATTTTCACTATGGACTACAAACTACCTGGCTCCGGGATGGAAGAGCGTATGGATCAGGAAAATTTCCGGATTCTAGAAAAGAGACATAATTCACTTGACGAAATCAAGTTCGTTGTGCGAGATAGAATCGACTTTGATAGAAGTATTGAAGTCATTCGCGAACAAAAAATACAGACAAATATATTGTATTCGCCAGTCCACGGTGAAGTGGATGCCAAAGAACTAGTTGAATGGATCAAAGTAGACAATCCACCTAAGTGTCGTTTGTCGCTTCAAATTCACAAAGTGCTTTGGGGAAATCAGAAAGGAGTTTGATGGACATCCCTACTCAATTAAGTTTAGATTTTGAAACAACGGTTGAACCAAAACAAACAAATGAGTATGGGTTTCTCGTCGATGAACCAGAGTTAGGTCTAGCTAAAGTCACGAAAGAGACTGCTACCTCAGTCGAATTATTCTTTGAATCCAAAGAAATTTTTCGAACGGTTAATAAATCAAACAAACAATTACAATTTTTAAATCAATATCCAGAGTCTCTGCGTATTTGGGAAGAATTTCCCAAAGCAATGGACTTATCCCTTGCAGCAAGTCAACTCAAACTGACTTATAATTTTAATAAACTATCCTCTCTTTCAAATTCTAGAACTCGTCTCCTTCCTCACCAAATTGAATCCACTTTCATTGTAGCTAATAGTTTAAAACCAAGGTTTATCTTAGCAGATGAAGTGGGGCTTGGAAAAACCATTGAAGCTGGCCTAGCTGTAAAGGAACTTATGTTTCGCCGCGGTCTCAAACGAGTGCTTGTGGTTGCTCCTTCTCCTCTTCTTGTTCAATGGCAACAAGAGATGAAAAACAAATTCAATGAGGAATTTGCCATCGTTCGCAGAAGGAACTTTGTTACGAACGGCCCGGATCATTGGCGAAATTTTAACAAAATCATTACCTCCATCGATTTTATCAAAAACCCAAGGTATGCCGAAGAAATCCTCGGAACTAAATGGGATATCGTTGTTTTTGATGAAGCACATAGACTCAGACGCGATTATTCTAAAATCACTCGTGGGTATCTATTTGCAGAGAAAATTGCACGTAAAACGGAATGCCTCCTCCTTCTCACTGCCACACCTTTTCGTGGAAAATTAGAAGAGTTGTTTTATCTCTTACACTTAGTAGATCCAAATATTCTTGGTCCCTATCACACTTTTGTAAATGATTATGTCGTTGGCCAAAAAGGTGACTTAAAGGAAAAAATCTCCAAAGTATTACTTCGCCGTCGAAAGGTAGAAGTGGGTGGATTTACCAAACGATTTGCCAAAACAGTTCGAATTGATTTATCTCCCATCGAACGTGCGTTTTATGACGAAACTACTGACTATGTAAAAAGAGAATACAATATGGCAATGGGAACCAAAAACCGTGCCATTGGATTTGTGATGGTTGTATTCCAGAAATTACTAGATTCCTCTGTCATCGCACTCCTTTCAGCTCTACAAAAACGTAAGTTTATGTTGGAATCCAAATTCCATTACATGAAAGAACATGAAACGACTCTAGATGATTGGGATTTAGATGAAACGGAAGGTGTCGAAGAATTCATTACCGAATTGGAAGACGAAGAAATGTCTAGTTTCCAAAGGATCAAACGAGAGCTCTTTACTTTAAATCGACTCATTCATTTGGGAAAACAAATCAAAGAAGATAAAAAAACTCAAAAATTAAAAGAAACACTCTACCGCCTTAAAAAAGAAGGCCATAAAAAATTCATTATCTTCACGCAGTTTAGAACCACACAAGACCACTTACAATCTGTATTAGAACCTGACTTCAAAGTTTCCCCTTTCCATGGTTCCTTAAGTATGGATGAAAAGGAAGTCGCCATTCAAAAATTTAAGGAAGACTACGAGATTTTAATTTGTACAGAAGCGGGAGGGGAAGGTCGTAACTTACAATTTGCTAATATACTTTTTAATTATGACTTACCTTGGAGTCCACTTAAGATCGAACAACGAATTGGAAGGATCCATCGTTTTGGTCAAAAAGACAATGTCTATATATTTAACTTTGCTTCCAAAGATACTGTTGCTGAAAGGATTTTAGAAGTACTCACAAATAAAATCCGTTTGTTTGAAGAATCCATTGGTGCTTCCGATGACTTACTCGGTACCATCGAAGAGGAACTAGATTTCAACTCTAGCCTTATGAAGTTCGTAACAGGAACGAAAACCAAAGAAGAATTAGAAACAGAATTTGATCTCCGCATCCAAGTAGCTCAGAAAGGATTTGAAAAACTCAACGCTCTCGTCACACCAAAAGTTTTAGACTTTAATTTAAAAGATTATTACGACCATACACTCGAAGAAAGAGAATGGAACAATAGCCATTTAGAAGAAGTAGTTGCACAAGGTTCTAAGTTTTTTCAAAACTTATTACCGGGTACCCTCACTCTCATAAACAAAGGATCTTACGAATACAAAAATGCAGAAGGGAAAGTTAAAAAAGCAACTTTCGATTCTGACCTTGCTTTAACCAATGACTCACTCGAATTTATGGCCTTTGGACATCCTTTTGTAGAGAAGGTAACAGAGTTACTCACTCAAAGTGATGTGGGCCGCAAAAAGAAATATCTAATCTCTAATCATTTAAGTCAAAAAATACTTTTTGTTTTCCAAGTAGAATTTGATTTTTCTCTCAAACGAAAAGACCTCTTCTTCATGGAATTTGATTTGAAGAAAAAGAAAACTTTAGTTTTTACCGAAAAACCTGCCGAATGGACAGAAGCAAAAACTTATGTTCCTGAAAAAGAAATTCCTTTATCGAAACTAGAAGAAGCATTTATTCATTGTTATCCGATTGTTGAAAAAGAAGCAGAAACCAAAAAAGAAATTTTAAGAAAAGAAACTTTGTCAATCTTTCAAAAAGAAGAATATAAAGTAGAACTTTCTCACCAAAAAACCATCCGCCAACTCGAAGAAAAGCTAATGCGCCAAGAAGCCGCTTATAAATGGGACAATCGTCCTGAAAAAAAAGCAGTGCTTCACAAAACCATGAAAGAAATCCAACGAGCCAAAGACGAATACACTGTAGAGATACGTAAAATCAAAAACGGTGCTACCAT contains:
- a CDS encoding DUF3015 domain-containing protein, with protein sequence MLNHSFRLFFKIQLIIVSLVCLMTSFSVSAEPYGMAGCGLGSMVSVWKNDIGQVLAATTNGSLSSQTFGITSGTSNCTTDGIVRADKAQEVFVIYNEEPLELETTRGTGERIRTIASLLGCPTHGSQLGKLMKEKHSFIFDKSKEGDSVSRSKVILSRLKSKIAEDSELKQACLY
- a CDS encoding transcriptional coactivator p15/PC4 family protein, which gives rise to MAKTGIIRDIDKGRGEVIRVEISEYKGQTFFNIRVWYTDPNGELKPTQKGVAISPTLVGELKEAIEEAERWLA
- a CDS encoding FAD-binding oxidoreductase translates to MLTPQINLFKKSNPILAQVLANTRLTPEPGKGKRPATEGDSAVHRITIAVDHNTYPYMIGQSAGIIPPGVDPEKQTKGSADPSYTIRLYSIASPSFSFGQTKDNIEFVVKRDNVYDENGNLVHKGVCSNYLCDLKPGDTVTMTGPAGKKFLLPQVDYTGDIFFFATGTGISPFFGMVEELLVQKLISFQGNVWLVYGAPYSDEIVLRDYFEDISKNHSNFHFITAISREEKNSFDGGKMYITHRAKENAEAIKNAVNGNGKFYICGGPKGMEKGVIQEIMSACATDLSYDEFKKHLEEKEQLFVETY
- a CDS encoding VWA domain-containing protein, with protein sequence MFIDAKLEYPLIKEKEVQENHLLLRFRTPANPKIDERKPLVIGLAVDKSWSMKGEKMESVIDASCALVNWLTRHDAVTIIAYSADVQIIQPVTHLTEKVSVTDKIRNIQVATSTNLSGGWLSALKSLSQSKIANAYKRVLLLTDGNPTSGIKEKEALVKIAEDHFAMGISTTTIGVGKDFNEEMLVDIAKAGGGNFHYIDNPEKASDIFFEEFGDIGALYAQAIDVELQLAPGVRLKQVLSETSHQILEEFDEFLGDSKTISRQKINLQLGDLRADDIRNLVLRLEIDDRVNLIESPFCEVNVSYYNLLQQNVLESVKDSFQFPKGKNRGKQDPDVLVEILVANATLGIKEITDLIRREHVEDAKAILFGLIQDIKNNLHFAPNALGSVLNRLQVLETKITTKSDDLKKHLFVNSQMMLKGPEKLDLKDMVLHDEIFEYRTIGDIDLYKCPEIKLLIEQKMSEGYRYMIFDFANTSHIDSSAIGMVIQIVGWLRRRGGELVVANIHDSVKKIFEITRLYNHIRVAETVSSAKEILQRIIYANEGDKN
- a CDS encoding LIC20153 family lipoprotein, whose product is MSLIAGLSFQCEKKEEEDNTALLALAALTTSSGDCTVTAPPRASINTWQSIVTANGTATISKIGSVPVVGHQTAALKLTAKNGTTVALSGNSFVIVYQSSTCPLTTSTRTGFTPTSLTDSNSEFTNSYTVSGSGTITFTAAADYHIFFYAIPSRGQAASVTYTVAGL
- a CDS encoding 7-carboxy-7-deazaguanine synthase QueE, producing MFGKIHEVYSSISGEGISQGIPTVFIRFAGCSLRCGKTETRALWCDTAYALGPNQGEEKTLDTIWTELETLDSHHGYQVLLTGGEPLEGKNRDLSTSLANRIYNHRISHNLPYPASRVETNGSERITEDSFFIFTMDYKLPGSGMEERMDQENFRILEKRHNSLDEIKFVVRDRIDFDRSIEVIREQKIQTNILYSPVHGEVDAKELVEWIKVDNPPKCRLSLQIHKVLWGNQKGV
- a CDS encoding HmuY family protein, translated to MSDQDLFVKQLITNLVNAGNPNALDKIVFSRANGDGSYTTRFNATNLDFYIYFQFEGNKQIPFSEKDSLTWDFAFNRYKAATNSGETNRFGLGGACKSNTTDFAVASSTSAASQGCSTFTVDAATTTQGIGGAGAVYVGNAIVTEWYYYTIGFLTPKPDIFLIRSGTGLNTYAIHIENYYSDAGTSGYPTIRWKKLP
- a CDS encoding TonB-dependent receptor plug domain-containing protein — translated: MHCLIQFLLPIICLFVLFVGEIHSQTRPRETGKKTKTTDQQTQNTTTPPTTTDTNTTGENTNPQTTGTTTPVSEEGNKEETPTEEVDRFKDLDNKNGIVVTGSRGERRLKDSAVATEVISRKRIEQTGARNLGEVLDTQTGINVTPFFGGSQVQMLGLDSKYVLFLVDGQRIAGRLNNTIDLTRFKVQNIERVEIVKGSSSSLYGADAIGGVINIITKQAEKPEHYQFRTTYGNGRQTNFGTQGEKNMIADVGFKNDFVATNFFGGFNQSAAYDLDPKTPATTGNAFQDNNVGGNMTFNPDGQFKVKTGINYLNRNQAGVDSRSNGGVFDRTNLTNDFLGLGALEYTYGKRNMVSLRGNFSRWENHYKLDQRNSNELDVKELTNEFSSQGVAQIDHEINKDHMVTAGVESYSEELQSDRLQRRNAYRTRRAAFIQDEWIIWRQGFVWRLVPGVRHDVDSQFGGQTTPKIATKVDITSNLVFRASYGKGFRPPSFRELYLRFENPGVGYVVDGNDKLRPEKSTTVNADIEYTPFKFWTLSLSIFRNDITDLIQYSFGTRTSEFANFQLKNIQRAYTRGVEAGSRVRFLKYFALELGYNQTDTRDLTTDRPLEGRALHQGTMNFFVNAPGGWEFALRAKRLDKRPFYSTTNEFTAGSSTALIDQQTKSVEENNKVVYGKPFTLLNVRMEKKFFDGRMSLFLGVDNVLDQYELTYNPIRPRFYYGGLQATF